The following proteins are encoded in a genomic region of Nocardioides sp. cx-173:
- a CDS encoding N-acetylmuramoyl-L-alanine amidase codes for MSRSEAPTIRLRADAGSPVRSAEVPVTAETRRPQRTSPYSMLGLTWRGEDPSSLRFRSRGASGWSTWRTAEILRDGPTAGTESRGRRGTEPMWVGPSDGVQVDVRGAGYRDLRLVLIDPGVLPSDASARAGAATASGRSSTRQVAKPTAAPRPPLLFRKAWGADPSWRNGSPTYNQGLRQVHVHHTASSNSYTRAQVPAILRGMYRYHTASLGWFDLGYNFVVDRFGRAWVGRSGGPDRPVRGAHTLGFNHNSVGIAVLGNFEATRPTQKVVTTVVRLAAWKLDLHRRHAGGTVAVTSKGSDRYAAGAQVRLPVIDGHRDTNETACPGEHLYDRLPGIRTRAQKRVDRFDPR; via the coding sequence GTGTCGCGGAGCGAGGCTCCGACGATCCGCCTGCGGGCCGACGCGGGGTCGCCGGTGCGCTCCGCGGAGGTGCCGGTCACGGCGGAGACCCGGCGCCCGCAGCGGACCTCGCCGTACTCGATGCTCGGCCTCACCTGGCGCGGCGAGGACCCGTCCTCGCTGCGCTTCCGCTCGCGCGGCGCGAGCGGCTGGAGCACCTGGCGCACGGCCGAGATCCTCCGGGACGGGCCGACCGCGGGCACCGAGTCCCGTGGCCGCCGGGGCACCGAGCCGATGTGGGTCGGGCCGTCAGACGGCGTCCAGGTGGACGTGCGCGGCGCTGGCTACCGCGACCTCCGGCTGGTGCTCATCGACCCGGGCGTCCTGCCCTCGGACGCGAGCGCGAGGGCGGGCGCGGCGACAGCCTCCGGCCGGAGCTCGACGCGCCAGGTGGCGAAGCCGACCGCCGCGCCGCGCCCCCCACTGCTCTTCCGCAAGGCGTGGGGAGCCGACCCGTCGTGGCGCAACGGCAGCCCCACCTACAACCAGGGGCTGCGACAGGTGCACGTCCACCACACGGCGTCGAGCAACAGCTACACGCGCGCGCAGGTGCCGGCCATCCTGCGGGGCATGTACCGCTACCACACCGCGTCGCTGGGCTGGTTCGACCTCGGCTACAACTTCGTCGTCGACCGGTTCGGCCGCGCCTGGGTGGGCCGCTCCGGCGGACCCGATCGACCGGTGCGCGGCGCGCACACGCTGGGCTTCAACCACAACTCGGTCGGCATCGCCGTCCTCGGCAACTTCGAGGCGACGCGGCCGACCCAGAAGGTCGTCACGACCGTCGTACGGCTGGCGGCGTGGAAGCTGGACCTGCACCGCCGTCACGCAGGCGGCACGGTGGCCGTCACGTCCAAGGGGAGCGACCGGTACGCCGCCGGCGCCCAGGTTCGGCTGCCCGTGATCGACGGCCACCGCGACACCAACGAGACCGCGTGCCCCGGCGAGCACCTCTACGACCGGCTCCCCGGCATCCGAACCCGCGCGCAGAAGCGAGTCGACCGCTTCGACCCGCGTTGA
- a CDS encoding metallophosphoesterase family protein: MPQRIAVLSDVHGVLPALEAVLAEPDVAGADVVVVTGDLAAGPQPAQVLDRLAALGDRGLLVRGNADRDLVTIAGGGEPPEGTPPVDLWAAAQLSDSHVATLAALPHPVVLTLDGAGDVLFCHGTPRDDNEVVLVDTRLSRWHEVLADVPASVRTVVCGHTHMPFARLLDRRWVVNSGSVGMPYGSTGLPWALLTAAGIQLRTTPVDADALADAVVAASSFPDVAEWADTYVRRPLGDTVAVTAFAPRDGRDAGWDD; encoded by the coding sequence ATGCCGCAACGTATCGCCGTCCTCTCCGACGTCCACGGGGTGCTGCCCGCCCTGGAGGCCGTCCTCGCCGAGCCCGACGTCGCGGGCGCCGACGTCGTGGTCGTGACCGGGGACCTCGCCGCGGGGCCGCAGCCGGCGCAGGTGCTGGACCGCCTCGCCGCACTGGGCGATCGCGGCCTGCTCGTGCGCGGCAACGCCGACCGGGACCTGGTCACGATCGCCGGTGGCGGCGAGCCGCCGGAGGGGACGCCGCCGGTCGACCTCTGGGCTGCCGCGCAGCTCAGCGACTCGCACGTGGCGACGCTCGCCGCGCTCCCCCACCCCGTCGTGCTCACGCTGGACGGCGCCGGGGACGTGCTCTTCTGCCACGGCACTCCGCGCGACGACAACGAGGTCGTCCTCGTCGACACCCGGCTATCGCGCTGGCACGAGGTCCTCGCCGACGTACCCGCCTCGGTGCGCACGGTCGTGTGCGGCCACACGCACATGCCCTTCGCCCGGCTCCTCGACCGGCGGTGGGTCGTCAACAGCGGGAGCGTCGGCATGCCCTACGGCAGCACGGGACTGCCCTGGGCGCTGCTCACCGCCGCCGGCATCCAGCTCCGCACCACCCCGGTCGACGCCGACGCGCTCGCCGACGCGGTGGTGGCGGCATCGTCGTTCCCCGACGTCGCGGAGTGGGCCGACACCTACGTCCGCCGGCCTCTCGGTGACACCGTCGCCGTCACGGCGTTCGCGCCGCGTGACGGGCGCGACGCCGGCTGGGACGACTAG
- a CDS encoding CHAP domain-containing protein: MTRTRRLRRAWALGALLALLAPLGAAPATADNDGDKDRLPAPSLTRYGAVEQRASAYLCTGYAACAEAGYPHAGYRAVAGQMFWRMYSGHNCTNYAAYRMVKSGLPNTRPWSGGGNASEWGLKMSKITDTTPVVGSVAWWRANAPGTGSSGHVAYVEQVVSSTEIVISEDSWGGDFHWRRLKKADGRWPSGFIHFNDKVLTNVARPAVTGTPKVGVPLAASAGTWKPAGSYHFQWYAHGVAIPGATATRFVPTARQLDRKISVKVTATRAGYPATTVGSNVIAAKVAPGDLQNPQPPVINGVPEVDQVLTATRGSWAPNPSATTVQWYAGPTPIAGATGWRLRLGQAQIDQPVTAVVTATAPGYVQKRVQAQPTPAILAGTMEFTRPFGVSGVTRAGRTLSVTPGTFSPADAAVSYSWRRDGVTIPGAVGSTYVLQPADVGARISAVVRLDRASYRSAAHEIRTPTRVFAPSSVGVRPTGAVGKAVVVVRVTAPGVDDLGGWATVRIGAKKVVGKLVDGRVRVVVRGLVPGWKKVRVRYGGQRFALPAAGADRVYVNRAW; the protein is encoded by the coding sequence GTGACTCGGACCCGTCGGCTGCGCCGTGCCTGGGCGCTGGGGGCCCTGCTGGCATTGCTGGCGCCCCTCGGCGCGGCTCCTGCGACCGCCGACAACGACGGCGACAAGGACCGACTGCCCGCCCCGTCGCTGACCCGCTACGGGGCCGTCGAGCAGCGGGCGAGCGCCTACCTCTGCACCGGCTACGCGGCGTGTGCCGAGGCCGGCTACCCCCACGCCGGCTACCGCGCGGTCGCCGGCCAGATGTTCTGGCGGATGTACAGCGGGCACAACTGCACCAACTACGCGGCGTACCGGATGGTGAAGAGCGGCCTGCCCAACACGCGCCCGTGGTCCGGCGGCGGCAACGCCAGCGAGTGGGGCCTGAAGATGTCCAAGATCACCGACACGACGCCCGTCGTCGGCTCGGTGGCCTGGTGGCGCGCCAACGCGCCCGGCACCGGCTCGAGCGGCCACGTGGCCTACGTCGAGCAGGTGGTCTCCAGCACCGAGATCGTCATCAGCGAGGACAGCTGGGGAGGCGACTTCCACTGGCGAAGGCTGAAGAAGGCCGACGGCCGCTGGCCTTCGGGGTTCATCCACTTCAACGACAAGGTGCTCACCAACGTCGCGCGCCCGGCGGTCACCGGCACCCCCAAGGTCGGGGTGCCCCTCGCGGCGTCCGCGGGCACCTGGAAGCCCGCGGGCAGCTACCACTTCCAGTGGTACGCCCACGGGGTCGCGATCCCGGGTGCCACGGCCACCAGGTTCGTGCCCACCGCCCGGCAGCTGGACCGCAAGATCTCGGTCAAGGTCACGGCCACGAGGGCCGGCTACCCGGCGACGACGGTCGGATCGAACGTGATCGCGGCCAAGGTGGCGCCCGGCGACCTGCAGAACCCCCAGCCGCCGGTGATCAACGGTGTCCCCGAGGTCGACCAGGTCCTCACCGCGACCCGCGGCTCCTGGGCGCCCAACCCGAGCGCGACCACCGTCCAGTGGTACGCCGGTCCGACGCCCATCGCGGGAGCCACCGGATGGCGGCTCCGGCTGGGTCAGGCGCAGATCGACCAGCCGGTCACCGCCGTGGTCACCGCCACGGCGCCCGGCTACGTCCAGAAGCGCGTGCAGGCGCAACCCACGCCCGCGATCCTGGCAGGCACCATGGAGTTCACCCGTCCGTTCGGCGTGAGCGGGGTGACCCGTGCCGGCCGGACCCTCTCCGTCACGCCCGGCACCTTCTCTCCTGCGGACGCCGCCGTCAGCTACTCCTGGCGCCGTGACGGGGTGACGATCCCCGGCGCCGTCGGCTCGACGTACGTGCTGCAGCCCGCGGACGTCGGGGCCCGGATATCGGCCGTCGTACGGCTCGACCGCGCCAGCTACCGCAGCGCCGCCCACGAGATCCGGACGCCGACCCGGGTGTTCGCCCCGTCGTCCGTGGGCGTCCGGCCGACCGGAGCGGTGGGCAAGGCCGTCGTGGTCGTGCGGGTGACCGCGCCGGGCGTCGACGACCTCGGGGGCTGGGCCACGGTCCGGATCGGCGCCAAGAAGGTGGTCGGCAAGCTGGTCGACGGGCGCGTGCGCGTGGTCGTCCGCGGCCTGGTGCCCGGCTGGAAGAAGGTCCGGGTGCGGTACGGCGGTCAGCGCTTCGCCCTGCCCGCCGCGGGCGCCGACCGGGTCTACGTCAACCGCGCCTGGTAG
- a CDS encoding bifunctional 3'-5' exonuclease/DNA polymerase, whose translation MTRVSLSRLPGERVRAVAPDGQVDLTLSELSAYVRERERESPRWVWDDTARWYPPLLAAGVRVGRCHDLRLAHHLLRRAPAVDGRLLEGEESQHWDGLGPSAPSHPALFSVDDTAEHLRADLEDARQRAAVEASAESVRLGLLLAAESSGALAAAEMTYAGVPWRTDVHERLLTDLLGPRPPRGARPLLLEALAGEVRAAFDAPGLNPDSRPELLAALRRAGLETDDTRASSLRALEHPGVAPLLRYKQLAHLFSTNGWSWIDQWVREGRFRPSYQPAGSATGRWSSNGGGALSIPLQVRPAAIADDGWVLVVADVAQLEPRVLAGMSGDRALARSARGADLYQGMVDDGAVATRQHAKLGLLGAMYGATSGESGRMVAGLTRRYPEAFGLVEEAARAGERGQVVRTLLGRGSPGLGDAWERDPEGPPADPESQARRRRAFGRFTRNFVVQGTGAEWALCWVADLRNRLWRLGGTGELTSRPHLVFFLHDEIVVHTPRALADVVAAEAAEAASTASSLLFRDLAIDFPLNVSVVRSYADAGKPGAVVPA comes from the coding sequence ATGACCCGGGTCTCGCTGTCGCGCCTGCCGGGGGAGCGCGTGCGCGCGGTCGCCCCGGACGGCCAGGTCGACCTGACGCTGAGCGAGCTGTCGGCGTACGTGCGCGAGCGCGAGCGCGAGTCGCCGAGATGGGTCTGGGACGACACGGCGCGGTGGTACCCGCCCCTGCTCGCGGCGGGCGTGCGCGTCGGGCGCTGCCACGACCTGCGTCTCGCACATCACCTGCTGCGCCGGGCGCCCGCGGTCGACGGCCGGCTGCTGGAGGGGGAGGAGTCGCAGCACTGGGACGGGCTGGGGCCCAGCGCGCCCTCGCACCCGGCGCTGTTCTCGGTCGACGACACCGCCGAGCACCTGCGCGCCGACCTCGAGGACGCCCGCCAGCGCGCCGCCGTCGAGGCCTCCGCCGAGTCCGTCCGGCTCGGGCTGCTGCTGGCGGCCGAGTCCTCGGGCGCGCTGGCCGCCGCGGAGATGACGTACGCCGGGGTGCCGTGGCGCACCGACGTGCACGAGCGGCTGCTCACCGACCTGCTGGGGCCGCGCCCGCCTCGCGGTGCCCGCCCGCTGCTGCTCGAGGCGCTGGCCGGGGAGGTGCGTGCGGCGTTCGACGCGCCGGGCCTGAACCCGGACTCGCGCCCCGAGCTCCTCGCGGCGCTGCGCCGAGCCGGGCTGGAGACCGACGACACCCGCGCCTCGTCCCTGCGCGCGCTCGAGCACCCGGGCGTCGCGCCGCTGCTGCGCTACAAGCAGCTCGCGCACCTGTTCTCGACCAACGGATGGAGCTGGATCGACCAGTGGGTGCGGGAGGGGAGGTTCCGGCCGTCGTACCAGCCGGCCGGCTCCGCCACGGGGCGCTGGTCGTCCAACGGTGGCGGCGCGCTGTCCATCCCGCTGCAGGTGCGCCCCGCCGCGATCGCCGACGACGGCTGGGTGCTCGTGGTCGCCGACGTCGCCCAGCTCGAGCCGCGCGTGCTCGCGGGCATGAGCGGCGACCGGGCGCTCGCCCGGTCGGCCCGCGGCGCCGACCTCTACCAGGGCATGGTCGACGACGGCGCGGTCGCGACCCGGCAGCACGCCAAGCTCGGCCTGCTCGGCGCAATGTACGGCGCCACCAGCGGCGAGAGCGGCCGCATGGTCGCCGGGCTCACCCGTCGCTACCCCGAGGCCTTCGGGCTGGTCGAGGAGGCCGCCCGCGCCGGCGAGCGGGGCCAGGTGGTCCGCACCCTGCTCGGTCGCGGCTCACCCGGCCTCGGGGACGCGTGGGAGCGCGACCCCGAAGGCCCGCCGGCCGATCCCGAGAGCCAGGCGCGACGACGCCGTGCGTTCGGCCGGTTCACCCGCAACTTCGTCGTGCAGGGCACCGGGGCCGAGTGGGCGCTGTGCTGGGTCGCCGACCTGCGCAACCGGCTCTGGCGCCTGGGTGGGACCGGCGAGCTCACCTCGCGGCCACACCTGGTCTTCTTCCTGCACGACGAGATCGTCGTGCACACCCCGCGGGCTCTCGCGGACGTGGTCGCAGCCGAGGCCGCCGAGGCGGCGTCGACCGCCTCGTCGCTGCTGTTTCGCGACCTCGCGATCGACTTCCCGCTCAACGTGTCCGTCGTGCGCTCCTACGCCGACGCCGGCAAGCCCGGGGCGGTGGTGCCGGCGTGA
- a CDS encoding cold-shock protein, with product MAQGTVKWFNAEKGFGFIAQDGGGEDVFVHFSAIQSSGYKSLDENQKVEFDLAQGPKGPQAENVRVS from the coding sequence ATGGCTCAGGGAACCGTCAAGTGGTTCAACGCCGAAAAGGGTTTCGGCTTCATCGCGCAGGATGGCGGCGGCGAGGACGTGTTCGTTCACTTCTCCGCGATCCAGTCCAGCGGCTACAAGTCGCTCGACGAGAACCAGAAGGTCGAGTTCGACCTCGCCCAGGGCCCCAAGGGTCCCCAGGCTGAGAACGTTCGCGTCTCCTGA
- a CDS encoding DUF1059 domain-containing protein produces the protein MKTMTCRDLGGPCDLAHQGETADDVINAQDQHLKAAEKAGDATHQEARDAMKGRWRHPKKSLGWYRDTKAAFAALPED, from the coding sequence ATGAAGACCATGACCTGCCGCGATCTGGGCGGCCCCTGCGACCTGGCCCACCAGGGCGAGACCGCCGACGACGTCATCAACGCCCAGGACCAGCACCTCAAGGCGGCCGAGAAGGCCGGTGACGCCACCCACCAGGAGGCCCGCGACGCCATGAAGGGCCGCTGGCGGCACCCGAAGAAGTCGCTCGGCTGGTACCGCGACACCAAGGCGGCCTTCGCGGCGCTTCCCGAGGACTGA
- a CDS encoding mycothiol-dependent nitroreductase Rv2466c family protein, with protein sequence MTQADFWFDPLCPFAWITSRWILEVEEVRDIDVTWHVMSLAYLNKDKDISEEYRELLAPAWGPVRVCIAAQQKHGREVLLPLYTAMGNRIHLNKEPISRELIAGALADAGLEAELVEAMDDPSFDEAVAKSHHEGMDQVGDDVGTPTIAIEGAAFFGPVLSKIPRGEQAGELWDGAVAVAKFPYFYELKRSRTGDLDFS encoded by the coding sequence ATGACTCAAGCCGACTTCTGGTTCGACCCGCTCTGTCCGTTCGCCTGGATCACCTCGCGGTGGATCCTCGAGGTGGAGGAGGTGCGCGACATCGACGTGACCTGGCACGTGATGAGCCTGGCCTACCTCAACAAGGACAAGGACATCTCCGAGGAGTACCGCGAGCTGCTCGCGCCCGCCTGGGGCCCGGTCCGCGTCTGCATCGCCGCGCAGCAGAAGCACGGCCGCGAGGTGCTGCTGCCGCTCTACACCGCGATGGGCAACCGCATCCACCTGAACAAGGAGCCCATCTCGCGCGAGCTGATCGCGGGCGCGCTCGCCGACGCCGGGCTCGAGGCCGAGCTCGTGGAGGCGATGGACGACCCGTCGTTCGACGAGGCCGTCGCGAAGTCGCACCACGAGGGCATGGACCAGGTGGGCGACGACGTCGGGACGCCGACCATCGCCATCGAGGGGGCGGCGTTCTTCGGGCCGGTCCTGTCCAAGATCCCGCGCGGCGAGCAGGCCGGGGAGCTGTGGGACGGCGCGGTCGCGGTCGCGAAGTTCCCGTACTTCTACGAGCTCAAGCGCTCCCGCACCGGGGACCTCGACTTCAGCTGA
- a CDS encoding nuclear transport factor 2 family protein, translating into MTTEGAATARSLLDRMEAAIAARDTAALDALCVEDTVLFGTSAANFGGDESRAYVRLVAESNAVRWLLDRWAVVHEDDGHLLATATGVVEGDDGATIERFDFRLTLWLVRQGDQWRIGHFHGSVPQT; encoded by the coding sequence ATGACGACCGAGGGGGCCGCCACGGCCCGGAGCCTGCTGGACCGGATGGAGGCCGCCATCGCGGCCCGCGACACCGCGGCCCTGGACGCGCTGTGCGTCGAGGACACCGTGCTGTTCGGGACCTCGGCGGCCAACTTCGGCGGCGATGAGTCCCGCGCCTATGTCCGGCTGGTCGCGGAGAGCAACGCGGTCCGCTGGCTCCTCGACCGGTGGGCGGTCGTCCACGAGGACGACGGCCACCTGCTGGCCACGGCGACCGGTGTGGTCGAGGGCGACGACGGCGCCACGATCGAGCGCTTCGACTTCCGGCTCACGCTGTGGCTGGTGCGCCAGGGTGACCAGTGGCGGATCGGGCACTTCCACGGGTCGGTCCCGCAGACCTGA
- a CDS encoding sigma-70 family RNA polymerase sigma factor: MDQTESFEAERPRLVTIASRVLGDHAEAEDIVQQAWLRLHGTDAEIENLPGWLTTVTTRLCLDRLRSRTPVPVEEVDPPETSADPADDVALADTVGLALHVVLDRLSPRERVAFVLHDSFGFEFPTIATVLDTTPVAARKLASRARAKVSQPRPEDRLADWEVVDAFMAAAKNGEFERLLRLLAPDATVGADEAAVLAGTPSRIEGRDEVATFFSGSAQAALPVFVEDRPGTAWFHLGEAKVVFDFTVADGLVRAITFRAAPDLLATVVRRDGGEPRT, from the coding sequence GTGGACCAGACGGAGAGCTTCGAGGCCGAGCGGCCGCGCCTCGTCACGATCGCCAGCCGCGTGCTCGGCGACCACGCGGAGGCCGAGGACATCGTGCAGCAGGCGTGGCTACGGCTGCACGGCACCGATGCCGAGATCGAGAACCTGCCGGGCTGGCTCACGACCGTGACCACACGCCTGTGCCTGGACCGGCTGCGCTCTCGCACTCCCGTGCCCGTCGAGGAGGTGGACCCCCCGGAGACGAGCGCCGACCCGGCCGATGACGTGGCGCTCGCCGACACCGTCGGCCTGGCCCTGCATGTGGTCCTCGACCGCCTGTCGCCGCGCGAGCGGGTCGCCTTCGTGCTGCACGACAGCTTCGGCTTCGAGTTCCCGACGATCGCGACGGTCCTCGACACCACCCCCGTCGCGGCCCGCAAGCTCGCCTCGCGCGCCCGGGCCAAGGTCTCCCAACCCCGGCCCGAGGACCGGCTCGCCGACTGGGAGGTGGTCGACGCGTTCATGGCCGCCGCCAAGAACGGCGAGTTCGAGCGGCTGCTGCGCCTGCTCGCCCCCGACGCCACCGTCGGCGCCGACGAGGCCGCGGTGCTCGCCGGGACGCCCAGCCGGATCGAGGGCCGCGACGAGGTCGCCACCTTCTTCAGCGGCAGCGCCCAGGCCGCACTGCCGGTCTTCGTCGAGGACCGGCCGGGCACGGCCTGGTTCCACCTCGGCGAGGCCAAGGTCGTCTTCGACTTCACCGTCGCCGACGGGCTGGTCCGCGCCATCACCTTCCGCGCCGCGCCCGACCTGCTCGCGACCGTCGTACGGCGTGACGGCGGCGAGCCGCGCACCTGA
- the pepN gene encoding aminopeptidase N, whose translation MPGTNLTRDEAATRASLLAVESYTVDLDLTVSDKVFESTTVLRFSCSEPGASTFADLVDATVHEVTLNGRSLDPAEVYRDSRLALEGLEADNELRVFCELPYSHTGEGLHRFVDPVDDRVYLYSQFEVPDARRVYTTFEQPDLKSTFTFNVTAPDHWKVVSNSPSPTPEPVAGAEGKAVWRFAPTKPMSTYITALVAGEYHEVQHTYSGKHGDIPLGHYCRQSLVEFLDVDELVDLTERGFAFFEEAFDFPYPFGKYDQLYVPEYNMGAMENAGCVTLRDEYLPRSRQPRSFYEFRCSVILHEMAHMWFGDLVTMKWWDDLWLNESFAEWACYHAEVEATEYTDAWTGFANARKQTGYRQDQLPSTHPIAADNHDLQAVEVNFDMITYAKGASVLKQLVAWVGLEDFQAGLRQYFKDFAYGNSEFKDLLAALERASGRELGGWAQEWLQTAGVNTLTPEFEVDDEGRYRALAVRQTAHPDWPTLRRHRIGIGLYDEVEGRLVRREYLETDVEGELTEVPELVGQAQPALLLLNDSDLTYAKIRLDERSLATVVDGLSKLDDSLARALVWGAAWDMTRDAQMRASDFVALVLRNIGAETDSWGVSRIPTYAAQAVNHFSAKEHRPQLRAEWERGLRELLVAAAPGSDHQLTFARSYAAIAHSDAAIADLEALLDGSLAFEGLAVDQDLRWVLLTSLAAAGAAGDDRIDEELARDGTIAGQEHAAAARAARPDPEAKAAAWEAAITKTDTPNETQRSIILSFQRTGQDEVLAPYVDAYLAAADDIWERLGTQRASTALEFIFPRQLASPELLEKVDAWLEASPANPAAKRYVREGRADVARALAAQERDAQA comes from the coding sequence ATGCCTGGAACCAACCTCACTCGGGACGAGGCCGCTACCCGCGCCTCCCTCCTGGCCGTCGAGTCCTACACCGTCGACCTCGACCTGACCGTGTCCGACAAGGTCTTCGAGAGCACGACCGTTCTGCGGTTCAGCTGCTCGGAGCCCGGCGCCTCCACCTTCGCCGACCTCGTCGACGCGACCGTCCACGAGGTGACCCTCAACGGACGGAGCCTGGACCCCGCCGAGGTCTACCGCGACTCGCGCCTGGCGCTCGAGGGCCTCGAGGCCGACAACGAGCTGCGGGTCTTCTGCGAGCTCCCCTACAGCCACACCGGCGAGGGCCTGCACCGCTTCGTCGACCCCGTCGACGACCGGGTCTACCTCTACTCCCAGTTCGAGGTGCCGGACGCCCGCCGGGTGTACACCACCTTCGAGCAGCCCGACCTCAAGTCGACGTTCACGTTCAACGTCACCGCTCCCGACCACTGGAAGGTCGTCTCCAACTCCCCCTCCCCCACCCCCGAGCCGGTGGCGGGAGCCGAGGGCAAGGCCGTGTGGCGCTTCGCGCCGACCAAGCCGATGTCGACCTACATCACGGCCCTCGTCGCCGGCGAGTACCACGAGGTCCAGCACACCTACTCAGGCAAGCACGGCGACATCCCGCTGGGCCACTACTGCCGCCAGTCGCTGGTGGAGTTCCTCGACGTCGACGAGCTGGTCGACCTCACCGAGCGCGGCTTCGCGTTCTTCGAGGAGGCCTTCGACTTCCCCTACCCGTTCGGCAAGTACGACCAGCTCTACGTGCCGGAGTACAACATGGGCGCGATGGAGAACGCCGGCTGCGTGACGCTGCGCGACGAGTACCTGCCGCGCAGCCGCCAGCCGCGGTCGTTCTACGAGTTCCGCTGCAGCGTGATCCTGCACGAGATGGCGCACATGTGGTTCGGCGACCTGGTGACCATGAAGTGGTGGGACGACCTGTGGCTCAACGAGTCCTTCGCCGAGTGGGCCTGCTACCACGCCGAGGTCGAGGCCACCGAGTACACCGACGCCTGGACCGGCTTCGCCAACGCCCGCAAGCAGACCGGCTACCGCCAGGACCAGCTGCCCAGCACCCACCCGATCGCCGCCGACAACCACGACCTGCAGGCGGTCGAGGTCAACTTCGACATGATCACCTACGCCAAGGGCGCCTCGGTGCTCAAGCAGCTGGTCGCGTGGGTCGGGCTGGAGGACTTCCAGGCCGGGCTGCGCCAGTACTTCAAGGACTTCGCCTACGGCAACTCCGAGTTCAAGGACCTGCTGGCGGCCCTCGAGCGGGCATCCGGGCGAGAGCTCGGCGGGTGGGCCCAGGAGTGGCTCCAGACCGCAGGCGTCAACACGCTGACGCCGGAGTTCGAGGTCGACGACGAGGGTCGCTACCGCGCCCTGGCCGTACGCCAGACCGCGCACCCGGACTGGCCGACCCTGCGCCGTCACCGCATCGGCATCGGCCTCTACGACGAGGTCGAGGGGCGCCTGGTCAGGCGCGAGTACCTCGAGACCGACGTCGAGGGCGAGCTCACCGAGGTCCCCGAGCTCGTCGGACAGGCGCAGCCCGCCCTGCTCCTGCTCAACGACAGCGACCTCACCTACGCCAAGATCCGGCTCGACGAGCGCTCGCTCGCAACGGTGGTCGACGGGCTGTCCAAGCTCGACGACTCCCTCGCGCGCGCCCTGGTCTGGGGCGCGGCCTGGGACATGACGCGCGACGCCCAGATGCGCGCCTCCGACTTCGTCGCGCTCGTGCTGCGCAACATCGGGGCCGAGACCGACTCGTGGGGGGTCAGCCGGATCCCGACGTACGCCGCGCAGGCGGTCAACCACTTCTCGGCCAAGGAGCACCGCCCGCAGCTGCGCGCGGAGTGGGAGCGCGGTCTGCGCGAGCTGCTCGTCGCGGCCGCGCCGGGCAGCGACCACCAGCTCACCTTCGCCCGTTCCTACGCCGCCATCGCCCACAGCGACGCGGCGATCGCCGACCTGGAGGCCCTGCTCGACGGGTCGCTGGCCTTCGAGGGCCTGGCGGTCGACCAGGACCTGCGCTGGGTGCTGCTCACCTCGCTCGCCGCGGCCGGCGCCGCCGGCGACGACCGCATCGACGAGGAGCTGGCGCGCGACGGCACCATCGCCGGCCAGGAGCACGCGGCCGCGGCGCGCGCCGCGCGCCCGGACCCCGAGGCGAAGGCGGCGGCGTGGGAGGCGGCCATCACCAAGACCGACACCCCCAACGAGACGCAGCGCTCGATCATCCTGTCGTTCCAGCGCACCGGCCAGGACGAGGTGCTGGCGCCGTACGTCGACGCCTACCTCGCGGCCGCCGACGACATCTGGGAGCGGCTCGGCACGCAGCGGGCCTCCACCGCGCTGGAGTTCATCTTCCCGCGCCAGCTCGCCAGCCCCGAGCTGCTCGAGAAGGTCGATGCCTGGCTGGAGGCCTCGCCGGCCAACCCGGCCGCGAAGCGCTACGTGCGCGAGGGCCGCGCCGACGTGGCCCGCGCGCTCGCCGCCCAGGAGCGTGACGCGCAGGCCTGA